The genome window GCCGTTGAAGCCGCGCGCCGGGCGCTGATAGCTTCCGGCGGAAACGCCTACGTATCCGGCTCCTGCGGTCCCTCGGGGCGCACCCTGAAACCCTACGGCGACATGGATCCCGGGGATGTTTATCAAAGCTACGCAATGCAGATGAGTATCCTTGTTGAGGCGGGCGTCGATCTCGTCTGTATCGAGACAATGATGGATCTGGCGGAGGCGGTTCTCGCCGTCAAGGCGGCGAAAACGATCGCTCTGGATATCCCCGTGATGGCGACGATGACATTTGATGCCACCCCGCGTGGATTTTACACCATCATGGGAAATGATATCCCCACCGCCGCCAAAGGCCTCGCTGAAGCCGGCGCCGATTTGATCGGCTCAAACTGCGGTAACGGGATTGAGAAGATGGTTGAGATCGCGCGGGAATTTAAAAGGTGCAGCTCCCTGCCGCTTGTTATTCAATCTAATGCCGGTCTCCCCACGATCAAAGGCGGGGTGACAACTTACACTGAGACGCCGGAGTTTATGGCGGCGAGGGTCGGCGCACTCATCGAATGCGGCGTATCGGTCATCGGGGGGTGCTGTGGAACGACGCCGGAGCATATCAAAGCCTTCCGCCGTGTCATCAATTCGAGGCGTTGATTTCCTGAACCCATAGCGCCATGCCGCCGGTGGGACAAAAGGGAGAGGATCATTGATTCCGGCCCAGCCACCATAGACCTGCCGCTCAGGGCAGGTTCGCCTCTTTGACGAAACCAGATTCGGATCCTCTCCCTTTGAATATTCTCAGACTTACTCCATTGTCGAGCGCCGGGGTTTTTAGTGATCGCAGAAGTTTTCACCGTCCTGCAAGGATCCGTCAAGGAAAGATTGAACCAGCAGGGCCGGTTCAACAATTTCGGCGCCGATAAGAACCGCTATCTTTTGTTGTTTGAACAAATCTCTTGCCCGCCCTCCCATACCACCGGCAATCACGAGGCTTACATCTTGCTCAGCAAGCCATTGAGGCAGCAATCCGGGCTCGTGGGGCGGGGCGGGGATCCGGCTTTCCTCGCCTGCACTTTTTGATTCCAAATCGACATCAATCACGGCGAATTCTTCGCAGTGGCCGAAGTGCGGGGATAGTTTTCCTGCAGTCACCGGTATGGCTATTTTCATTAAAACTCCTTCCCTATTGGGCGGCCTTGATTATAGTTACCCACATTTTAACAACTTAGCCGCCGACAATAATCCACTCCTTCATGACATTACTGAGCCTTGCACTTCCTCGAGCAGATCTATGAAGAGATTTCTATATTCAGGCAACGCATCGACAATCGCGCGTCCCAACGAATAGGCTTCCGCGATTCTCCCATCTGAGGGAATTTCGGCAAGAATGGGGATTTCCTTGGTTTTGCAATACCGATGTACCCTGTCGTCGCCGGTCCCGACGCGATTGATGACAATCCCATATCTGAGTTTGAGCGCCTCGATCATCTCAACAGCCACAACAAGATCGCCGTATCCGCGGGGGGTCGGTTCGGCGACAAGAACGACAAAATCGGTGTCTTTGACCGCGGCGACCGTTGGACACGTCGCGCCGGGCGGTGAATCGATGATGGTTAGTTCATTTCCCTTTTCATGCGCTCGGACCGCCCGGATCAGCGGCGATGATATCACTTCCCCAATATTAAGTTTTCCCTGGACCAATGTGACCCGGCCGCTCCGGCCGCGCTCGATCACTCCGATTTCATGTAACGATTCAACGATTGCGTCTGTAGGACAGGAATGAATGCACTCGCCACATCCATGGCAAAGCTCAGGAAAGACGAGGGGCTTGGATCCCAGCATGATGATGGCGTTATACTCACAGATGTCCCTGCAGGCGCCGCACCCCGTGCATTTCTGCGCGATAACATTGGGCGTGAGAACGGACAACGATCTGGCATCCATCTCCTTGGGATTCAGAAAGTGATGGCACTTCGGTTCCTCGACATCGCAGTCAAGCAATAGAACATCTTCCCGCACCGCCGAGGCCAGACCGATGGCAACCGTCGTTTTTCCCGTTCCACCTTTACCGCCCGCAATTGATATTTTCATGGTTCCAGCCATCCTCGATTCATCACATCGGTCCTTCGCATCCTTCATCTCGGCCTTCCGTCATTCCGCTTTTGGAGGTCTTGAAAAGAATTCATCAACTCGATTCATGAGTGCTTGGAATTGATCTCTCAATCCCGATATCTCGCTCCGGAGACTTTGAATGTCGCCGGGATCCGACCCCTGTCCTGAATACTCAACATCTCCTTCAGAGAACCTCACAGGATAATCACCACGCCAGCCGTATCCTCTTCCCCGTCGAAAACCGCCGAATCCGCGAAAGCGCCGTCCGCGACCAAAACCTCTTCCCATTCCGCCGAAACCCGGATTCATGAAGCCTGGATTTTCATATCCGGAACACAGTCCAACGGCTCTGCCTGTTCTCGGGCCTTCACCTCTGGGGCCTCTTCGATCTCCTCCTGGCATTGGTACACCCTCCTTCCTTCTGTTCTTGGTTTTCACAATAATTATTGCGGTTGCCGCGCATCCTCCACCGGCCGCGGCAGCGCCCACCGGAACCCATCATCATTCCCGGCTCGAGTTCGCCGCGATGATAGCTCCGGAGAGAATCCTCCACTGTCCCCGAGATCCAGGAATAGAGCGCTATGCCGCATTGCTTGATTTGATGCGCGGAAGTCTCATCTATGGCGCCGCAAATTAAAGCCTCCACGCGCTGATCAACCAGCAGCCGGATCCGATCTTGCGATGAGAATCCATCGGTCATGAATTGCGCGGCATCCGCCGACTCGCCGGTCTTCGCCGTCGTAATATAGAAGGCTCCCGCGCAGTCAAAGCGTGGTGAGACTCGGTTCCCGAATGTGGCGACGGCGATCTTCATAGACGGATCCTCTTTGTGCCCAATACAACAGAAAGCAGAAATCGAGCCAATACCCGACGGAGGGAGTAAACCTCTTAACGCATTTATTTCTAACAAGATGCAGAACAAGAGTTCGTATCGCAATATTGCAACCCAATTGCAATATTGAGATTTCTCGCAGCGTGATGTTGCATTATCGCAACCTCAGGGGTCGGGGTCGACGCCCGGGTTCGTTTGAGACCGTGAGCTCTCATCGGAGTGATTGAGGTTAGGGATAGCGAATGCCGTATTTCTGCATCCAGCGCCAGAGGGTGGCTTTGTGTATACCCAGCTCTTCTGCGGTGCGTCTACGATTTCCATGGTGTTTATGTAAAACATCGACAATCACCCTGAGTTTGGCCGCTTGAATCGGATCACCGGCGGACACGCCGGCTTGCGCCGGCCCGTGCGCGGTATGGTCCTTCGTTTGCAAGGGGAAGCCCTCTGCCCCTCTTCCGCCCGCATCACGCGCCTCCCCGGCGAGGATTTCAAGCGGCAGGTGTCGGCGCTCTATCGTTGTTTCGTGAC of Candidatus Eisenbacteria bacterium contains these proteins:
- a CDS encoding homocysteine S-methyltransferase family protein, encoding MNSFLSRIKNGEILLGDGGMGTQLMKGGLPVGEAPETVNLTHPESLEQIAAAYLAAGADLVTTNTFGGSPLKLALHGIGEHAEAINRIAVEAARRALIASGGNAYVSGSCGPSGRTLKPYGDMDPGDVYQSYAMQMSILVEAGVDLVCIETMMDLAEAVLAVKAAKTIALDIPVMATMTFDATPRGFYTIMGNDIPTAAKGLAEAGADLIGSNCGNGIEKMVEIAREFKRCSSLPLVIQSNAGLPTIKGGVTTYTETPEFMAARVGALIECGVSVIGGCCGTTPEHIKAFRRVINSRR
- a CDS encoding NifB/NifX family molybdenum-iron cluster-binding protein, with amino-acid sequence MKIAIPVTAGKLSPHFGHCEEFAVIDVDLESKSAGEESRIPAPPHEPGLLPQWLAEQDVSLVIAGGMGGRARDLFKQQKIAVLIGAEIVEPALLVQSFLDGSLQDGENFCDH
- a CDS encoding 4Fe-4S binding protein encodes the protein MKISIAGGKGGTGKTTVAIGLASAVREDVLLLDCDVEEPKCHHFLNPKEMDARSLSVLTPNVIAQKCTGCGACRDICEYNAIIMLGSKPLVFPELCHGCGECIHSCPTDAIVESLHEIGVIERGRSGRVTLVQGKLNIGEVISSPLIRAVRAHEKGNELTIIDSPPGATCPTVAAVKDTDFVVLVAEPTPRGYGDLVVAVEMIEALKLRYGIVINRVGTGDDRVHRYCKTKEIPILAEIPSDGRIAEAYSLGRAIVDALPEYRNLFIDLLEEVQGSVMS
- a CDS encoding DUF5320 domain-containing protein, with product MPGGDRRGPRGEGPRTGRAVGLCSGYENPGFMNPGFGGMGRGFGRGRRFRGFGGFRRGRGYGWRGDYPVRFSEGDVEYSGQGSDPGDIQSLRSEISGLRDQFQALMNRVDEFFSRPPKAE